In a genomic window of Streptomyces sp. NBC_01231:
- a CDS encoding alpha/beta hydrolase, which produces MPVTTAHQLRRVTTNGVQLNVAIAGDGPAVLLLHGFPHTWQLWSGIMDRLAGQYRVIAPDLRGFGASERAAEGYDAGTLAADAEGLLDALGEPSAAVVGIDAGTAPAVLLALRRPGLVRRLVVMEALLGRLPGAEHVVAGGVPWWFGFHAVPGLAETVLAGNEAQYIDWFLDSGTLGRGIPDDLRAAFVHAFTGSEALRCAFSYYRALPTSAQQIQEAVATARLTVPTMVVGSHPVGSGLERQLRPFADDLVGHHLQDCGHIIPLDRPDALSALLTPFLSADLPK; this is translated from the coding sequence ATGCCCGTCACCACCGCACATCAACTGCGCCGCGTCACGACGAACGGCGTCCAGCTCAACGTCGCAATCGCCGGGGACGGACCTGCGGTTCTCCTGCTGCACGGCTTCCCGCACACCTGGCAGCTCTGGAGCGGCATCATGGACCGACTGGCCGGGCAATACCGGGTGATCGCCCCGGACCTGCGAGGCTTCGGCGCCAGTGAGCGCGCCGCCGAGGGGTACGACGCAGGCACCCTCGCCGCCGACGCCGAAGGACTGCTCGACGCCCTCGGCGAGCCCTCAGCAGCGGTGGTCGGCATCGACGCGGGCACCGCCCCCGCGGTCCTGCTCGCGCTGCGCCGGCCCGGCCTCGTCCGGCGCCTGGTCGTGATGGAGGCACTGCTCGGCCGCCTGCCCGGAGCAGAACACGTCGTCGCGGGCGGCGTCCCGTGGTGGTTCGGCTTCCACGCCGTCCCCGGCCTCGCCGAGACCGTCCTGGCCGGCAACGAGGCTCAGTACATCGACTGGTTCCTCGACTCGGGGACGCTCGGGCGAGGAATACCCGACGACCTCCGTGCGGCCTTCGTCCACGCGTTCACCGGGAGCGAGGCCCTGCGCTGCGCGTTCTCCTACTACCGGGCCCTGCCCACCAGCGCGCAACAGATCCAGGAGGCCGTCGCGACGGCTCGGCTGACCGTGCCCACCATGGTCGTCGGCTCTCACCCCGTCGGTAGTGGGCTCGAACGCCAACTCCGCCCCTTCGCCGATGACCTGGTCGGACACCATCTCCAGGACTGCGGCCACATCATCCCCCTCGACCGCCCCGACGCATTATCCGCGCTCCTTACTCCTTTCCTCTCCGCCGATCTGCCGAAGTGA
- a CDS encoding helix-turn-helix transcriptional regulator, protein MTTRGARAAGRGVRGDLFDPRCPTRQLLDRIGTKWTSMAVKTLADAAPDEVRFAELRRRMPGVSQKMLSVTLRSLTRDGLVSRRVEPTVPPRVFYRLTGLGLSLEAALVGLRTWAEEHMAEIDRANEAADQAVDEA, encoded by the coding sequence GTGACCACCCGAGGAGCCCGGGCCGCCGGTCGTGGGGTGCGCGGTGATCTGTTCGATCCCCGGTGCCCGACGCGGCAGTTGCTGGACCGCATAGGGACGAAGTGGACGTCCATGGCCGTCAAGACGCTCGCCGATGCCGCACCGGACGAGGTGCGCTTCGCGGAGCTGAGACGCCGGATGCCCGGCGTCTCGCAGAAGATGCTGTCCGTGACGCTGCGAAGCCTGACCCGCGACGGGCTGGTGTCGCGCCGGGTCGAACCGACCGTGCCGCCACGGGTCTTCTACCGGCTCACCGGACTCGGACTGTCCCTGGAAGCAGCGCTCGTGGGGCTTCGGACCTGGGCGGAGGAGCACATGGCCGAGATCGACCGCGCCAACGAAGCCGCCGACCAGGCGGTTGATGAGGCATAG
- a CDS encoding DUF6507 family protein, which produces MTGWDLKPQGISHVLKTTGDTASDLEKYAKAFGEHLTSAASSAGTISAEGGGEGGEKAQGGLVALALSQYAERASKDLQYVAARAGKSLQGAVDATTAYLNGDQEMASEAQRKALAEPKLDMPGVGKS; this is translated from the coding sequence GTGACGGGCTGGGATCTCAAGCCGCAGGGTATTTCGCATGTCCTGAAGACGACCGGTGATACGGCGTCCGACCTGGAGAAGTACGCGAAGGCGTTCGGGGAGCACCTGACCTCGGCGGCTTCCAGCGCCGGCACCATCTCAGCCGAGGGCGGCGGCGAGGGCGGCGAGAAGGCACAGGGTGGCCTGGTCGCCCTGGCACTCTCGCAGTACGCCGAACGCGCTTCCAAGGATCTGCAGTACGTCGCGGCGCGGGCGGGCAAGTCGTTGCAGGGTGCGGTGGATGCGACGACGGCCTATCTGAACGGTGACCAGGAGATGGCGTCGGAGGCGCAGCGCAAGGCGTTGGCCGAGCCGAAGCTGGACATGCCAGGGGTGGGCAAGTCGTGA
- a CDS encoding DUF6507 family protein — MPGWDLKPQGISSVLKTTGDTASDLEKYAKAFGKHLTSAATSAGTISAEGGGGGEGGEKPAGGLVALALSQYAERASKDLQYVAARAGKSLQGAVDATTAYLNGDQEMASEAQRKALAEPKLDMPGVGKS; from the coding sequence GTGCCCGGCTGGGATCTGAAGCCGCAAGGTATTTCCAGTGTGTTGAAGACGACCGGTGATACGGCGTCCGACCTGGAGAAGTACGCGAAGGCGTTCGGGAAGCACCTGACGTCGGCGGCGACGAGTGCGGGCACCATTTCCGCCGAGGGCGGCGGCGGTGGTGAGGGCGGCGAGAAGCCCGCGGGCGGACTGGTGGCTCTCGCGTTGTCCCAGTATGCGGAGCGGGCGTCGAAGGATCTGCAGTACGTCGCGGCCCGGGCGGGAAAGTCGTTGCAGGGTGCGGTGGATGCGACGACGGCCTATCTGAACGGTGACCAGGAGATGGCGTCGGAGGCGCAGCGCAAGGCGTTGGCCGAGCCGAAGCTGGACATGCCAGGGGTGGGCAAGTCGTGA
- a CDS encoding pore-forming ESAT-6 family protein: MAGSGADRRSYDTGASADAQSNIQVVIGRLEEVIASRDRQVKAAMADFTADGVADEYHGKEQRWNNASNEVKSIIGLLKSTLEKNDGTAQSTIQRAKAAVDNIG; encoded by the coding sequence ATGGCGGGTTCGGGTGCTGATCGTCGGTCGTACGACACGGGTGCGTCTGCGGATGCGCAGTCGAACATCCAGGTGGTGATCGGCCGTCTGGAAGAGGTGATCGCGAGCCGTGACCGTCAGGTGAAGGCGGCGATGGCGGACTTCACGGCGGATGGTGTGGCGGACGAGTACCACGGCAAGGAACAGCGGTGGAACAACGCCTCGAACGAGGTGAAGAGCATCATCGGTCTGCTGAAGTCGACGCTGGAGAAGAACGACGGTACGGCGCAGTCGACGATCCAGCGGGCGAAGGCCGCGGTCGACAACATCGGCTGA
- a CDS encoding protein phosphatase, with amino-acid sequence MIQPEKIPQFTGNLPQLETDYADLKKDATHVRSTGADVHSQFQGLSAYYTAPEAEQLFATTKPVKERADDFATDLETVSGALSSYATEVQPLVTKLEELKAKATTFVSSVKDDDEWEYDGDKVDEHNQIRDDITATVAAFWAAERTCHNTITALWGGTQMVAGDGSDRKDQYGFAADDLKDAKLPWGDPVEEKHKWYEVGHWVKSFVWDGLIVDGVWGTIKGLGTLVGFGGWDAMGQAWKGLAQLATGLALSSVPGLGAMFWTLPDDKLPSWIRDSRTAMKETGKALVAWDEWGKNPGRAAGAVTFNVLTTVFTGGAGGAAAGAGKAGAVAKVLSVAGKAGRVIDPMTYIAKGAGAGLSKIGDIAKGLKGVGNIDIPTLPDGAVSLPDGRLMDPNGNLISPNGSLDTTPVHYETNTPTVPHGTTPTLPAHWTTQGAPTPSYAGSHAGADGAAHTVDNPGHYAAPDAGHYNAPTSTPAAAASHTPGGAFDTTPSPGAYDHAPSGSPYGHAPSGSPYSHAPSGSPYDHVPSSSAYDQTPGTNPYAQTPSGSPYGHAPSGSPYDQAPSPSAYDQAPTTTPHEPPTSTPHIGGNDVPGGVGHPGAGAPWYHQGAAAPAHEVPTTMPHTGGHDVPGTGGHGTPDTPHGTGHDTPGGSHTDDAAHGAGHGDDGVGHADDAAHVGDHADVGDAAAHHGTEGPVAPGHQGADVPGSGAGESFGYQPHMSVDDFNHLATDAEKHAVAEAELARGTNPAPSVSNEAGLAYGNAYWDEFMRGLDPETRSGVVTYTGSAYDPINNHLRFDTDAPPHIRDTIKNMDEIMDARPVPEDVMVVRGTGVDHIRIDGQPLKSPADMQGGVFDDKAFTSTALGKTPPPPFDQKPVWMHLRAPKGTPALWLESITQVKGERELLLAKGSEYKVTRVFQDTMGKWHVYGEILPRPKP; translated from the coding sequence GTGATCCAGCCGGAAAAGATTCCTCAGTTCACGGGCAACTTGCCGCAGCTGGAGACGGATTACGCGGACCTGAAGAAGGACGCGACGCATGTCCGGAGTACGGGTGCTGACGTCCATTCCCAGTTCCAGGGGTTGTCGGCGTACTACACGGCTCCGGAGGCGGAGCAGTTGTTCGCGACGACCAAGCCGGTGAAGGAGAGAGCGGACGATTTCGCCACCGACCTCGAGACCGTCTCCGGTGCGTTGTCGTCGTACGCCACCGAAGTCCAGCCTCTTGTCACGAAGTTGGAGGAGCTGAAGGCCAAGGCCACGACGTTCGTCTCGTCGGTCAAGGACGATGACGAGTGGGAGTACGACGGCGACAAGGTCGACGAGCACAATCAGATCCGGGATGACATCACGGCGACGGTGGCGGCGTTCTGGGCGGCGGAGCGGACCTGCCACAACACGATCACTGCCCTGTGGGGCGGGACGCAGATGGTCGCGGGGGACGGCTCGGACCGTAAGGATCAGTACGGGTTCGCGGCGGATGATCTGAAGGACGCGAAGCTTCCCTGGGGTGACCCGGTGGAGGAGAAGCACAAGTGGTACGAGGTCGGCCACTGGGTGAAGTCGTTCGTGTGGGACGGCCTGATCGTGGATGGTGTCTGGGGGACGATCAAGGGTCTGGGCACGCTGGTCGGGTTCGGTGGCTGGGACGCGATGGGGCAGGCGTGGAAGGGTCTGGCGCAGTTGGCGACCGGTCTGGCGCTGTCCTCCGTTCCGGGTCTGGGGGCGATGTTCTGGACGTTGCCGGACGACAAGCTCCCGTCGTGGATCCGTGATTCGCGTACGGCGATGAAGGAGACGGGCAAGGCGCTGGTCGCCTGGGACGAGTGGGGCAAGAACCCTGGTCGTGCGGCCGGTGCGGTCACTTTCAACGTCCTGACCACGGTGTTCACGGGTGGTGCGGGTGGTGCGGCGGCGGGTGCCGGCAAGGCGGGCGCGGTGGCGAAGGTGCTGTCGGTGGCCGGCAAGGCGGGTCGCGTGATCGACCCGATGACGTACATCGCCAAGGGTGCGGGTGCGGGTCTGTCGAAGATCGGCGACATCGCGAAGGGGCTGAAGGGCGTCGGGAACATCGACATCCCCACCCTCCCGGACGGAGCCGTCAGCCTGCCCGACGGCCGCCTGATGGACCCGAACGGCAACCTCATCTCGCCCAACGGCTCCCTCGACACGACTCCGGTGCACTACGAGACGAACACGCCGACGGTTCCCCATGGGACCACGCCGACGCTTCCGGCCCACTGGACGACCCAGGGCGCCCCCACCCCGTCGTACGCCGGGAGCCACGCGGGCGCCGACGGGGCCGCGCACACGGTCGACAACCCCGGGCACTACGCCGCGCCCGACGCCGGCCACTACAACGCGCCCACGAGCACTCCCGCCGCGGCCGCGAGCCACACGCCGGGTGGTGCTTTCGACACGACGCCGTCGCCGGGCGCGTACGACCATGCGCCGTCGGGGTCGCCGTACGGCCACGCGCCGTCGGGGTCCCCTTACAGCCACGCGCCGTCGGGGTCGCCGTACGACCACGTGCCTTCCTCGTCCGCGTACGACCAGACGCCGGGTACGAACCCGTACGCTCAGACGCCGTCGGGGTCGCCGTACGGTCACGCGCCGTCGGGATCCCCGTACGACCAGGCGCCGTCGCCGTCCGCGTACGACCAGGCGCCGACCACCACGCCGCACGAACCCCCGACGTCGACGCCGCACATCGGCGGTAACGACGTTCCCGGCGGCGTCGGCCACCCGGGGGCCGGGGCCCCGTGGTACCACCAGGGCGCGGCAGCCCCCGCGCACGAGGTCCCGACGACGATGCCGCACACCGGCGGTCATGACGTCCCGGGCACCGGCGGTCACGGCACCCCGGACACCCCGCACGGCACGGGTCACGACACCCCGGGCGGCAGTCACACCGATGACGCCGCGCACGGTGCCGGTCACGGTGACGACGGTGTCGGTCACGCGGACGACGCCGCGCACGTCGGCGACCATGCGGACGTCGGGGACGCCGCCGCCCACCACGGCACCGAGGGTCCGGTCGCTCCGGGGCATCAGGGCGCGGACGTGCCGGGCAGTGGGGCCGGGGAGTCGTTCGGCTACCAGCCGCACATGTCGGTGGACGACTTCAACCACCTGGCCACCGACGCGGAGAAGCACGCGGTGGCCGAGGCCGAACTGGCGCGTGGCACGAACCCCGCGCCAAGCGTCAGCAACGAGGCGGGCCTGGCCTATGGCAACGCGTACTGGGACGAGTTCATGAGAGGGCTCGACCCCGAGACGAGGAGTGGGGTCGTCACCTACACCGGTTCGGCCTACGACCCGATCAACAACCATCTCCGCTTCGACACGGACGCGCCCCCACACATCCGCGACACCATCAAGAACATGGACGAGATCATGGATGCCCGTCCCGTGCCCGAGGACGTCATGGTCGTGCGGGGCACCGGGGTCGACCACATCAGGATCGACGGCCAGCCGCTGAAGTCACCGGCGGACATGCAGGGCGGTGTGTTCGACGACAAGGCGTTCACCTCCACGGCACTCGGTAAGACGCCACCGCCCCCGTTCGACCAGAAGCCCGTGTGGATGCACCTGCGGGCGCCGAAGGGCACCCCCGCCCTCTGGTTGGAGTCCATCACCCAGGTCAAGGGGGAACGCGAGCTGCTCCTCGCCAAGGGCTCCGAGTACAAGGTGACGCGCGTCTTCCAGGACACGATGGGCAAGTGGCATGTATACGGGGAGATTCTGCCGAGGCCAAAGCCGTAG
- a CDS encoding pentapeptide repeat-containing protein, which yields MGEGGLDAVGLDLSGADLSHGDFSESWFTDSKLMNVILVSAELYRTDAQGADLRGADLTGSSLVRVNLDDAILRNAILDGANLVKASLYDVDAFGASCRGTQFMGASLLGVDFRGADLSNSVFDGNSFQVTLDQSTKLEGASGSVYGPAVIAEEGVSRELSGAELQDWIKERSGDVRVVSAGR from the coding sequence GTGGGTGAAGGCGGACTGGACGCTGTCGGGCTCGACCTGAGCGGCGCGGACCTCTCGCACGGTGACTTCTCCGAATCATGGTTCACCGACTCCAAGTTGATGAACGTCATATTGGTGAGCGCGGAGTTGTACCGCACGGACGCCCAGGGAGCCGACCTGCGCGGCGCCGACCTGACAGGGTCCTCCCTCGTGCGCGTGAACCTCGATGATGCGATCCTGCGGAACGCGATCCTCGACGGGGCCAATCTTGTAAAGGCGTCGCTCTACGACGTCGATGCTTTCGGCGCCAGCTGCCGAGGTACCCAGTTCATGGGTGCTTCTCTCTTGGGAGTCGATTTTCGCGGCGCGGACCTGAGTAATTCAGTGTTCGATGGCAATTCATTTCAGGTCACCTTGGATCAGAGTACGAAGCTCGAAGGTGCGTCGGGTTCCGTTTACGGGCCGGCAGTGATCGCCGAGGAAGGCGTCTCCCGGGAACTGTCCGGGGCTGAACTTCAGGACTGGATCAAAGAGCGTAGTGGAGACGTTCGAGTCGTGAGCGCGGGCCGGTAG